In a genomic window of Quercus lobata isolate SW786 chromosome 4, ValleyOak3.0 Primary Assembly, whole genome shotgun sequence:
- the LOC115985318 gene encoding zinc finger BED domain-containing protein RICESLEEPER 2-like: protein MNKPHSQTLSSHFASLYSKVQTLASHYKFFTPSRHRRRRHHQQPLLSLPPIIWVEPRVMDSSISTQADGAAATQADGATATATQEAAAATQVEATDGELPLVPPSVVSKTGTGSGRKKSLAWNHFEKVKVDDGVTMAKTLAFVPKNDGDEGFKLVSTTFSVEASRKALAEMIIIDELPFRCVEGYGFKKYVTTLQPKLRVKDIPSRQTVARDVIGIYNSEREKLRKSLKGCRVCLTTDTWTSLQNLNYMCLTCHFIDDTWKLHKRILNFCQVEDHKGETIGRKIEMSLREWGIDGIFTLTVDNASSNLTTVKFLQRVTKDWNGTVLGNELMHMKCCAHILNLIVGEGLKEIDASVDRVREAVRYVKSLPNRNQTFRNFMERLGMESKSLLCLDVPTRGNSTYLMLETAEKFEKVFLRMDFEDDGYSSYFKSKEDSGGLGSPCMSDFQNCRALVTFLRLFYNAIKKFSGSLYVTSNAFFDEIFVIQESISHLVKSQNTLLKNTATNMQTKFEKYWGEGDKINPLFYVAVVLDPRKKLRFLKFSFSKIYGNEVGSVMVDKVKALLMNLYTFFCSVNSPNVEEPSGGERTPMVVGDASDPYVMVHSRYELFLEAEQSIGCSNEVDKYLAENCDGRRDGNFEVLGWWKDNSSSFDCCI, encoded by the exons ATGAACAAACCACACTCTCAAACTCTCAGTTCTCACTTTGCCTCTCTCTACTCCAAGGTCCAAACCCTAGCTTCTCACTACAAGTTCTTCACACCTAGCCGCCACCGCCGCCGTCGCCACCACCAACAGCCACTCCTCTCCCTGCCGCCGATCATATGGGTTGAACCTAGG gtCATGGATTCCTCCATTTCTACACAAGCGGATGGTGCTGCTGCCACCCAAGCAGATGGTGCTACTGCCACTGCCACCCAAGAGGCTGCTGCTGCAACCCAAGTTGAAGCTACTGATGGTGAGTTGCCCCTAGTTCCACCTAGTGTAGTGAGTAAGACTGGTACTGGTAGTGGTAGGAAAAAGTCTTTAGCTTGGaatcattttgaaaaagtaaaggTAGACGATGGTGTCACTATGGCT AAAACCTTGGCTTTTGTACCCAAAAATGATGGAGATGAAGGGTTCAAACTTGTGTCAACAACTTTTTCTGTTGAGGCTTCTAGAAAGGCACTAGCTGAAATGATAATAATTGATGAGTTGCCTTTTAGGTGTGTTGAGGGTTATGGGTTTAAGAAATATGTAACTACGTTACAACCTAAGCTTCGTGTAAAAGATATTCCATCTCGACAAACTGTGGCTAGAGATGTAATTGGAATTTataatagtgagagagagaagctgAGGAAATCCTTGAAGGGTTGTAGGGTGTGTCTTACTACGGACACATGGACTTCTctacaaaatttgaattatatgtGTCTCACATGTCACTTTATTGATGATACTTGGAAGTTgcataaaagaattttaaatttttgtcaagttgaaGATCATAAGGGGGAGACTATAGGTAGGAAGATTGAGATGTCTTTGCGTGAGTGGGGTATTGATGGCATATTCACTTTGACAGTGGATAATGCTAGTTCCAATTTAACCACAGTTAAATTTTTACAAAGGGTAACAAAAGATTGGAATGGGACAGTTTTGGGAAATGAGTTAATGCACATGAAGTGTTGTGCCCATATCCTAAATCTAATTGTTGGGGAGGGTTTGAAAGAAATTGATGCATCTGTTGATAGGGTGCGTGAAGCTGTGAGGTATGTGAAGTCCTTGCCTAATAGAAATCAAACCTTTAGGAATTTTATGGAGAGGTTAGGTATGGAGTCCAAGAGTCTTCTTTGTTTAGATGTACCTACTAGGGGGAACTCAACTTACCTTATGTTAGAAACTGCTGAAAAATTCGAGAAAGTATTCCTTAGGATGGACTTTGAAGATGATGGTTATTCATCATATTTTAAGAGCAAGGAAGATAGTGGTGGTTTGGGATCTCCTTGTATGAGTGATTTCCAAAATTGTAGGGCACTTGTGACTTTCTTGAGGCTTTTTTACAATGCAATAAAGAAGTTTTCTGGCTCTTTGTATGTGACCTCAAATGCCTTTTTTGATGAAATCTTTGTTATTCAGGAGAGTATTTCTCATTTAGTTAAATCCCAAAACACCCTCTTGAAAAACACAGCCACAAACATGCAAACTAAATTTGAGAAGTACTGGGGGGAAGGTGATAAGATTAATCCTCTTTTCTATGTGGCTGTTGTTCTTGATCCACgaaaaaaattgaggtttttgaagttctctttttctaaaatttatggGAATGAAGTGGGGAGTGTGATGGTTGATAAGGTGAAAGctcttttaatgaatttgtataCTTTTTTCTGTTCTGTTAATTCCCCAAATGTGGAAGAACCAAGTGGGGGTGAGAGGACACCAATGGTGGTAGGTGATGCAAGTGATCCATATGTGATGGTTCACTCTCGGTATGAGCTTTTCTTAGAAGCTGAGCAATCTATAGGTTGTAGTAATGAGGTTGACAAGTATTTAGCTGAAAATTGTGATGGTAGAAGGGATGGAAATTTTGAGGTGTTGGGGTGGTGGAAGGACAATTCTAGTAG TTTCGACTGTTGCATCTGA